In the Pontibacillus sp. HMF3514 genome, TCAATCGAGTTGAATAGGTCTTCTGTTTTGTAATCCGGATTTTCTCCTGCTATTTTAGTCGCCGTCTCATCATCTAGTGTTTTATAACCTTGATCTGTTCGTATGTGATACTTAACCCAAACAGATTCACCATCTGCATTTGTCCACTTAAATGTATGACTACCGTAACCATGCATGTGACGATAAGTCGCTGGCACACCACGATCAGAATAAAGAATGGTTACTTGGTGTAGTGACTCTGGAGATAATGACCAGAAATCCCAAGCCATATCCGGATCTTTTAAGTTCGTTTGTGGATCACGTTTTTGTGTATGAATAAAATCAGGGAATTTAATAGCATCACGAATAAAGAATACAGGAGTATTATTACCTACTAGGTCGTAGTTACCTTCGTCTGTATAAAATTTAAGTGCAAAACCTCGCGGATCTCGAGCTGTGTCAGCAGAACCTTTCTCCCCTCCTACAGTAGAGAAACGAGCAAGCATCTCTGTTCTTTTACCAACTTCAGATAGAAAGTCTGCTTTTGTATATTTAGAAACGTCGTTTGTAACTTCAAAATAACCGAATGCTCCAGCACCTTTAGCATGTACAACACGTTCAGGGATACGTTCACGGTTGAAGTGGGCTAGCTTTTCTAACAAATGAACATCTTGAATCATTGTAGGTCCACGATAACCAGCAGTAATGGAATTTTGATTATCACCAACAGGAATTCCAGCTTCAGTAGTTAAACGTTTTTTGTTACTCACTATGTAACAACTCCTTTAATAAATTTAAGGTCCTTTAATCTCTTATTCTAATAATTCCGAATATTAAATTCGTTTGTTTTTAATAATTATTATAATAAGAGAACTTATTTAAAAGTATAGTTTATTTATAAAATGATTACAAATGATAAGCTCTTTCAATTATAGAAAATAATACATTAGTTTATTCCACTTATTTCATCTAAATAAACCCTACCTTTAAGGTTCATCTACATAACTCTTTGATCCAATTACATACAATGAAAAGAAGGTAAAGTATTATTCAATTTGTTTCTACAAATAAAAATTAATAAAACACAAAAAACCCCAGAAGAACGAATTCTTCTGGGGTTTCAAATGTGCTTGGCGGCGTCCTACTCTTGCGGGGGCGAAACCCCGACTACCATTGGCGCTGAAGAGCTTAACTTCTGTGTTCGGCATGGGAACAGGTGTGACCTCTTCGCCAAAGCCACCAAACCTATATAGTTGAAGGATATACCTTCAAAACTAGATAAGAGACATCGTAACGTTTTTTCAATAGAGATAGATAAGTCCTCGATCGATTAGTATCAGTCAGCTGCACGTGTCACCACGCTTCCACCTCTGACCTATCAACCTTGTCGTCTACAAGGGATCTTACTCACTTGAAGTGATGGGAAATTTCATCTCGAGGGGGGCTTCATGCTTAGATGCTTTCAGCACTTATCCCGTCCACACGTAGCTACCCAGCTGTGCTCCTGGCGGAACAACTGGTGCACCAGCGGTGTGTCCATCCCGGTCCTCTCGTACTAAGGACAGCTCCTCTCAAATTTCCAACGCCCACGACGGATAGGGACCGAACTGTCTCACGACGTTCTGAACCCAGCTCGCGTACCGCTTTAATGGGCGAACAGCCCAACCCTTGGGACCGACTACAGCCCCAGGATGCGATGAGCCGACATCGAGGTGCCAAACCTCCCCGTCGATGTGGACTCTTGGGGGAGATAAGCCTGTTATCCCCGGGGTAGCTTTTATCCGTTGAGCGACGGCCCTTCCATTCGGTACCGCCGGATCACTAAGCCCGACTTTCGTCCCTGCTCGACTTGTAGGTCTCGCAGTCAAGCTCCCTTGTGCCTTTGCACTCTGCGAATGATTTCCAACCATTCTGAGGGAACCTTTGGGCGCCTCCGTTACTTTTTGGGAGGCGACCGCCCCAGTCAAACTGCCCACCTGACACTGTCTCCGGGCCGGATCACGGCCCTGGGTTAGAATGTCAGTACAGCCAGGGTAGTATCCCACCAATGCCTCCACCGAAGCTGGCGCTCCGGTTTCCAAGGCTCCTACCTATCCTGTACAAGCTGTACCAACATTCAATATCAGGCTACAGTAAAGCTCCACGGGGTCTTTCCGTCCAGTCGCGGGTAATGCGCATCTTCACGCATAGTATAATTTCACCGGGTCTCTTGTTGAGACAGTGCCCAAATCGTTGCACCTTTCGTGCGGGTCGGAACTTACCCGACAAGGAATTTCGCTACCTTAGGACCGTTATAGTTACGGCCGCCGTTTACTGGGGCTTCGATTCAAAGCTTCGCAAGAAGCTAACTCATCCTCTTAACCTTCCAGCACCGGGCAGGTGTCAGCCCCTATACTTCACCTTACGGTTTCGCAGAGACCTGTGTTTTTGCTAAACAGTCGTTTGGGCCTTTTCACTGCGGCTCCTCCTTATGAAGGAGCACCCCTTCTCCCGAAGTTACGGGGTCATTTTGCCGAGTTCCTTAACAAGAGTTCTCCCGATCACCTTAGGATACTCTCCTCGTCTACCTGTGTCGGTTTGCGGTACGGGCACCACTTTCCTCGCTAGAGGCTTTTCTTGGCAGTGTGAAATCAGGGACTTCGGTACTATAGTTCCCTCCCCATCACAGCTTGTGTTTGATGCACGGATTTGCCTATGCATCACACTCACTGCTTGGGCGCGCACATCCAATGGCGCGCTTCCCTTATCCTACTGCGTCCCCCCGTTGCTCAAACGGAAAGGAGGTGGTACAGGAATATCAACCTGTTATCCATCGCCTACGCCTTTCGGCCTCGGCTTAGGTCCCGACTAACCCTGAGCGGACGAGCCTTCCTCAGGAAACCTTAGACTTACGGTGGAAGAGATTCTCACTCTTCTTTCGCTACTCATACCGGCATTCTCACTTCTAAGCGCTCCACCAGTCCTCACGGTCTGACTTCACAGCACTTAGAACGCTCTCCTACCATTGTTCAAAGAACAATCCGCAGCTTCGGTGGTATGTTTAGCCCCGGTACATTTTCGGCGCAGAGTCACTCGACCAGTGAGCTATTACGCACTCTTTAAATGATGGCTGCTTCTAAGCCAACATCCTGGTTGTCTAAGCAACTCCACATCCTTTTCCACTTAACATACACTTAGGGACCTTAGCTGG is a window encoding:
- a CDS encoding catalase, translated to MSNKKRLTTEAGIPVGDNQNSITAGYRGPTMIQDVHLLEKLAHFNRERIPERVVHAKGAGAFGYFEVTNDVSKYTKADFLSEVGKRTEMLARFSTVGGEKGSADTARDPRGFALKFYTDEGNYDLVGNNTPVFFIRDAIKFPDFIHTQKRDPQTNLKDPDMAWDFWSLSPESLHQVTILYSDRGVPATYRHMHGYGSHTFKWTNADGESVWVKYHIRTDQGYKTLDDETATKIAGENPDYKTEDLFNSIEEEDYPSWTMYVQIMPLEDAETYNNDPFDVTKVWPHDDYPLIEVGKMVLNRNPKNYFAEIEQAAFSPGNFVPGIDVSPDKMLQGRLFAYADAHRYRVGANYETLPVNRPKAEVNNYQRDGAMRFDDNGGGSKNYEPNSYDRPVEDPAAKQQPYPVSGLADSTPYDHDDHYTQPGNLYRLMSEDEKQRLVSNIVGSMKEVRKEEIKLRQIKHFYKADPDYGERVAKALGLQVPEEVK